In one window of Tellurirhabdus rosea DNA:
- a CDS encoding phage tail tape measure protein — MALGDETRKLTFQFDGKQAGNELKVLQENADTLKKKLKDIEKQGLKGSPEWLEAKKAFDDTNKAATTLQKTMKASELTYGQLINHVGKLEKELKGLVPGQAAYNKKLAELGEANKVLNQHRRQINEVKNAAEELAKPGLWDRTKNMISGLGVAAVASFTGIAASIGSAFGFSIGKFREFDAAAQELSAVSGLVGDDFEYLKKQANEVGPAVGKSGAEMLEAYKLMGSAKPELLANKEALAATTLEAIKLSQAGKIDLPLATKVVAESLNQWGEGADKAGRFVNVIAAGAKEGAAEISEMSMSLKASGTVAAAANVSFEQTNAMLQSLSTIALKGEQSGTMLRNVLIKLQSGAKETNPAVVGLDKALENLGKQNLSTAQLAKMFGTENIVAAQHIIKKRKEIGELTTKLTGTKEAYTQAQKNTQTLDHTIKQATATVTGYAVSFGQKLAPAVKLGIEYGLAFMRALASLPKFISDNRVALGLLVVGLVAFNREMILAQAASLRMAALERARAIASQLAAAADRIRAAQAAQKAAAEAAANVVTTAGTAATNAATVATSRRTIAERLQAAQATAMTLIDKGRVLLTNALTVAQNAFNVALKNNPIGLVITVVAGLAFWLTDLYGKNQKVRASFSGLFAAFKEGIAIISRMWQAIKNLDFSALSKEMDTASSRMAAAFTKGYHDRITSEMPKAAKKAAEAAGQETIKTNQQTQNTLTEEEKKAQEKREKAAEKARKKQQEEHKNHLEKIKEANAEALQKIDELENENYVAFIRRTKGEVEAEKVKLAQQLDAELLAVQKSLASAENKQKQRAAIFAKYEWQIVEVEKKATEESEKKKEEKVRAEYDRQQKLLSHKKTILDAEHKAELMMLDGLELANRNNANKLIDLQRDRLEKEHKYRQQKLDLDTAAEKAKAQHEIKDKDELEKALRQIEKNYDGAKLADTQLYEKSKLEIEKAAHEERTRKLTAVSTGFQALLKGDVSAFASAMGGMVQGEKKAWQQRLDENMKNYEAVGQMAVAAVQFLNDLAQKRAEKAIAQIHRERDAAVSSLQERLSTEKALQDAAEAEKQRLVDESNAKVQSLKDAASKQVSDLEAAYREISNENNKAKLDEQLAAYQANAAEKSQEARAAADDAIASAKDEAEKSIAETTRAKQEAITAANNVREEKIIAAEATRDAEINAINARKDIDQATRAQLIAEAQAKFEQEKSMASQEADHKITEATKEADMKLAMAQQTMDLKISMAELTRDAELEAIKEMQNGNTEAAKAILARAKADQKEKIKMAKEQADQTIAQAEKEKREKLKLVEQEKATRIANQKELNRQIASENAKAAAKEKDEKRKAWQAQKRADIATAIITGALAMLKSLAGAPFPLNLVFAAVTAAMTAIQVVKIRNQPEPQFAQGGFIAQGGKHGSRYGEGGIALVDRASGREVGEMEGGEAIVSADQTEANLPLLNQMFANARNPSKRRQPIDRAPMAFKSGGVFESGYWDKEMYLFGSKKKKEAEKAARAAEAEAAAASGPDMSEYSVEGADVGSVEGGGEASGELDAAKKMGSDQIKLLTEIRDAVKANGEDMDAALSKMSVRLGLSIATMGQEVSGLKGSINAVEGAVREVKSAVDGVQGAVHGTNQGSRLDALLGAMSKFSGK, encoded by the coding sequence ATGGCACTCGGCGACGAAACCAGAAAACTCACCTTTCAATTCGACGGCAAACAGGCAGGTAACGAATTGAAGGTCCTTCAGGAGAATGCAGACACCCTGAAGAAAAAGCTGAAGGATATCGAAAAGCAGGGACTCAAAGGCAGTCCAGAGTGGCTGGAAGCCAAGAAAGCGTTCGACGATACCAACAAGGCCGCTACCACGCTGCAGAAGACGATGAAGGCGTCGGAGCTCACCTACGGACAGTTGATCAACCACGTAGGTAAGCTTGAAAAAGAGTTAAAAGGTCTGGTGCCTGGTCAGGCAGCTTATAACAAAAAACTGGCCGAGCTAGGGGAAGCTAACAAGGTCCTGAACCAGCACCGCCGGCAAATCAACGAAGTCAAGAACGCGGCTGAAGAACTGGCTAAACCCGGCCTCTGGGATCGGACCAAGAACATGATATCGGGTCTGGGTGTGGCGGCCGTCGCCTCCTTTACCGGCATAGCCGCTTCCATCGGCAGCGCTTTCGGATTTTCCATCGGCAAATTCCGGGAGTTTGACGCCGCCGCTCAGGAGCTGTCGGCCGTCTCAGGCCTGGTGGGCGACGATTTTGAGTACCTCAAAAAGCAGGCTAATGAAGTAGGGCCAGCAGTCGGCAAATCCGGTGCGGAAATGCTCGAGGCCTACAAACTGATGGGTTCAGCCAAACCCGAACTGCTGGCCAATAAGGAAGCCCTGGCGGCTACCACCCTGGAAGCCATCAAGCTGTCGCAGGCCGGTAAGATTGATCTGCCACTAGCTACCAAGGTAGTAGCCGAATCGCTTAACCAATGGGGCGAAGGAGCCGATAAGGCAGGCAGGTTCGTCAACGTGATCGCGGCTGGAGCCAAAGAAGGCGCGGCCGAAATCTCCGAAATGAGCATGTCGCTGAAGGCTTCGGGTACAGTAGCTGCAGCCGCAAATGTGAGCTTCGAACAGACCAACGCCATGCTGCAAAGTCTGTCGACGATTGCCCTCAAAGGCGAGCAATCCGGAACGATGCTGCGTAACGTGCTTATCAAACTCCAGTCCGGTGCCAAGGAAACAAACCCGGCTGTAGTGGGTCTGGATAAAGCCCTGGAGAACCTGGGTAAACAGAACCTGTCGACGGCTCAGCTGGCCAAGATGTTCGGTACCGAAAACATCGTGGCTGCCCAGCACATCATCAAAAAGCGGAAGGAAATCGGCGAGCTGACAACGAAGCTGACCGGTACCAAAGAAGCCTACACGCAGGCGCAGAAAAACACCCAGACTCTTGATCACACCATCAAGCAGGCAACGGCCACCGTTACGGGTTATGCCGTCTCCTTCGGTCAAAAGCTGGCTCCGGCCGTGAAACTAGGCATTGAGTACGGGCTGGCATTTATGCGAGCACTGGCCAGCCTTCCCAAGTTCATTTCTGACAACCGGGTGGCGCTGGGGCTGCTGGTAGTCGGTCTGGTGGCGTTCAACAGGGAAATGATCCTGGCGCAGGCGGCTTCGCTCAGAATGGCCGCTTTGGAGCGGGCGCGGGCCATCGCCTCCCAACTGGCCGCCGCAGCGGATAGGATCAGGGCGGCTCAGGCTGCTCAAAAAGCCGCTGCTGAAGCTGCTGCCAACGTTGTTACTACGGCCGGAACGGCGGCCACAAACGCGGCTACAGTTGCGACAAGTCGCCGGACAATTGCCGAACGATTGCAGGCTGCTCAGGCTACGGCCATGACTCTAATCGATAAAGGGCGAGTGCTATTGACCAACGCTTTGACCGTCGCCCAGAACGCCTTTAATGTTGCGTTGAAGAACAATCCAATCGGTCTGGTTATAACTGTGGTGGCAGGTCTGGCCTTCTGGCTGACTGATCTGTACGGTAAAAACCAGAAGGTCAGAGCTTCCTTTTCCGGTCTTTTCGCCGCATTTAAGGAAGGAATTGCGATTATCAGCCGGATGTGGCAGGCCATCAAAAATCTGGACTTTTCCGCTTTATCAAAGGAAATGGACACGGCCAGCTCACGAATGGCCGCAGCTTTCACCAAAGGTTATCATGACCGCATAACCAGTGAAATGCCCAAGGCCGCCAAAAAAGCCGCTGAAGCCGCCGGACAGGAAACTATCAAAACCAACCAGCAAACCCAGAATACCCTTACCGAGGAAGAGAAAAAAGCCCAGGAGAAGCGCGAAAAAGCCGCCGAGAAAGCCCGCAAAAAGCAGCAGGAAGAGCACAAAAATCACCTGGAGAAAATCAAGGAAGCCAACGCCGAAGCGCTCCAGAAAATCGACGAGCTCGAAAACGAGAACTACGTGGCTTTTATCAGGCGCACCAAAGGCGAAGTGGAAGCCGAGAAGGTAAAGCTGGCCCAGCAGCTGGATGCCGAACTGCTGGCGGTACAGAAGTCGCTGGCGTCGGCCGAAAATAAGCAGAAACAGCGGGCCGCCATTTTTGCCAAGTACGAGTGGCAGATCGTCGAAGTGGAAAAGAAGGCCACCGAGGAAAGCGAGAAAAAGAAGGAAGAGAAAGTCAGGGCTGAATACGACCGCCAGCAGAAACTGCTGAGCCATAAAAAGACCATTCTCGACGCCGAGCACAAAGCCGAGCTGATGATGCTCGACGGGCTGGAGCTGGCCAACCGCAACAACGCCAATAAGCTAATCGACCTGCAGCGCGACCGGCTGGAGAAAGAGCACAAGTACCGGCAGCAGAAGCTCGATCTCGACACGGCCGCCGAGAAGGCCAAAGCCCAGCACGAGATCAAGGATAAAGACGAACTGGAGAAGGCGCTCCGCCAGATCGAGAAGAACTACGACGGGGCAAAGCTGGCCGACACCCAGCTCTACGAAAAGTCGAAACTCGAAATTGAGAAGGCCGCCCACGAGGAGCGCACCCGGAAACTGACGGCCGTCAGTACTGGATTCCAGGCCTTGCTGAAGGGCGACGTCAGCGCGTTTGCGTCGGCCATGGGCGGCATGGTGCAGGGCGAGAAAAAGGCCTGGCAGCAGCGACTCGACGAGAACATGAAGAACTACGAAGCGGTTGGCCAGATGGCCGTGGCCGCCGTGCAGTTCCTCAATGACTTAGCCCAGAAGCGGGCCGAAAAAGCCATCGCCCAGATCCACCGGGAACGCGACGCGGCCGTCTCGAGTCTACAGGAACGCCTCTCGACCGAGAAGGCGCTTCAGGACGCCGCGGAAGCCGAGAAACAGCGCCTGGTCGACGAGTCGAACGCCAAGGTTCAGTCGCTGAAAGACGCGGCCTCCAAGCAGGTGTCCGATCTGGAGGCGGCTTACCGCGAAATCTCCAACGAGAACAACAAAGCCAAGCTCGACGAGCAACTGGCCGCCTACCAGGCGAACGCTGCTGAGAAGAGCCAGGAAGCGCGCGCAGCGGCCGATGATGCCATCGCTTCAGCGAAAGACGAAGCCGAAAAGAGCATTGCCGAAACGACCCGGGCCAAACAGGAAGCCATCACGGCGGCCAACAACGTCCGGGAAGAGAAGATCATTGCGGCCGAAGCGACGCGGGATGCGGAGATCAACGCCATCAACGCCCGCAAAGACATCGACCAGGCAACGCGCGCGCAGCTGATCGCCGAAGCCCAGGCAAAGTTTGAGCAGGAAAAGTCGATGGCCAGTCAGGAGGCTGACCACAAGATCACCGAGGCAACCAAGGAAGCGGACATGAAGCTGGCCATGGCCCAGCAGACGATGGACCTGAAGATTTCGATGGCTGAGCTGACGCGGGATGCGGAGCTGGAAGCCATAAAGGAAATGCAGAACGGCAATACCGAAGCGGCCAAAGCCATTCTGGCCCGGGCGAAAGCCGACCAGAAGGAGAAGATCAAAATGGCCAAAGAGCAGGCCGACCAGACCATTGCCCAGGCCGAAAAGGAAAAGCGCGAAAAGCTCAAACTCGTCGAACAGGAGAAGGCCACCCGGATCGCCAACCAGAAGGAGCTAAACCGCCAGATCGCCTCGGAAAACGCCAAAGCAGCCGCCAAGGAGAAAGACGAAAAACGCAAGGCCTGGCAGGCGCAGAAGCGGGCCGATATCGCCACGGCCATTATCACCGGTGCCCTGGCGATGCTGAAGTCGCTGGCCGGCGCGCCGTTCCCATTGAACCTGGTGTTTGCGGCCGTGACGGCAGCCATGACGGCCATTCAGGTGGTGAAAATCAGGAACCAGCCCGAGCCGCAGTTCGCCCAGGGTGGCTTTATCGCCCAGGGTGGAAAGCACGGATCCAGATACGGCGAAGGAGGCATCGCCCTGGTGGACCGGGCCTCCGGAAGAGAAGTCGGTGAAATGGAAGGTGGCGAAGCCATCGTGTCGGCCGACCAGACCGAGGCCAACCTGCCGCTCTTGAACCAGATGTTTGCCAACGCCCGCAATCCGAGCAAACGCCGGCAGCCCATCGACCGCGCTCCCATGGCCTTCAAATCCGGTGGTGTTTTTGAATCCGGATACTGGGACAAAGAGATGTACCTGTTCGGATCCAAGAAAAAGAAGGAAGCCGAGAAAGCCGCCAGGGCCGCCGAAGCGGAAGCCGCAGCGGCCTCCGGGCCCGACATGAGTGAATACAGCGTGGAAGGGGCCGACGTGGGCAGCGTGGAAGGAGGTGGCGAAGCCTCGGGCGAACTGGATGCCGCCAAGAAAATGGGCTCCGACCAGATCAAGCTGCTGACCGAGATCCGGGACGCGGTAAAGGCCAACGGCGAAGACATGGATGCGGCACTCAGTAAAATGTCGGTACGTCTGGGTCTGTCGATTGCGACAATGGGTCAGGAAGTTTCGGGCCTGAAGGGCAGCATCAACGCTGTGGAAGGAGCCGTGCGGGAAGTGAAGTCGGCCGTCGACGGTGTGCAGGGCGCAGTTCACGGTACCAACCAGGGCAGCCGGCTGGATGCGCTGCTGGGAGCCATGTCAAAATTTAGCGGAAAATAA